A part of Streptomyces sp. DSM 40750 genomic DNA contains:
- the glmS gene encoding glutamine--fructose-6-phosphate transaminase (isomerizing): MCGIVGYVGSQSALDVVLAGLKRLEYRGYDSAGVAVLADGGLAAAKKAGKLVNLEKELVGRPLPTGSTGIGHTRWATHGGPTDTNAHPHLDNAGRVAVVHNGIIENFAALRTELTERGHDLASETDTEVVAHLLAEQFSSCDDLAEAMRLVCRRLEGAFTLVAVHADAPDVVVGARRNSPLVVGVGEGEAFLASDVAAFIAHTRSAIELGQDQVVELRRDGVTVTTFDGRPADVRSYHVDWDVSAAEKSGYDYFMLKEIAEQPKAVADTLLGRIDAAGSLTLDEVRISASELRELNKVVIVACGTAFHAGLIAKYAIEHWARIPCEVELASEFRYRDPILGPHTLVIAISQSGETMDTLMALRHAREQGARVLAICNTNGSTIPRESDAVLYTHAGPEVAVASTKAFLTQLVACYLVALYLGQVRGTKWGDEIRVVIRDLSHISSEVARVLETMEPVRELARTLAAKNTVLFLGRHVGYPVALEGALKLKELAYMHAEGFAAGELKHGPIALIEEDLPVVVVVPSPAGRSLLHDKIVSNIQEIRARGARTIVIAEEGDEAVVPYADHLIRIPATPTLLQPLVATVPLQVFACELATARGNEVDQPRNLAKSVTVE, translated from the coding sequence ATGTGCGGAATCGTGGGATACGTCGGCTCGCAGTCCGCGCTCGACGTGGTCCTGGCAGGGCTGAAGCGGCTGGAGTACCGGGGGTACGACTCCGCGGGCGTGGCGGTCCTGGCGGACGGGGGCCTGGCCGCCGCCAAGAAGGCCGGGAAGCTGGTCAACCTGGAGAAGGAGTTGGTCGGCCGCCCGTTGCCGACCGGCTCGACCGGTATCGGCCACACCCGCTGGGCCACCCACGGCGGTCCCACGGACACCAACGCCCACCCGCACCTCGACAACGCGGGCCGGGTGGCCGTCGTCCACAACGGCATCATCGAGAACTTCGCCGCGCTGCGCACCGAACTGACCGAGCGGGGCCACGACCTGGCCTCCGAGACGGACACCGAGGTCGTCGCCCATCTCCTCGCCGAGCAGTTCTCGTCGTGCGACGACCTCGCGGAGGCGATGCGGCTGGTGTGCCGCCGTCTGGAGGGCGCGTTCACACTGGTCGCGGTGCACGCGGACGCGCCGGACGTGGTCGTGGGCGCGCGTCGTAACTCCCCCCTCGTGGTCGGCGTCGGGGAGGGCGAGGCCTTCCTCGCCTCGGACGTGGCCGCGTTCATCGCCCACACACGGTCGGCGATCGAGCTCGGCCAGGACCAGGTGGTCGAACTGCGCCGTGACGGCGTGACGGTGACGACCTTCGACGGCCGCCCCGCCGACGTCCGCTCCTACCACGTCGACTGGGACGTGTCGGCCGCGGAGAAGAGCGGCTACGACTACTTCATGCTCAAGGAGATCGCCGAGCAGCCCAAGGCGGTCGCGGACACGCTCCTCGGCCGTATCGACGCGGCGGGCTCGCTGACCCTCGACGAGGTCCGGATCTCCGCCTCGGAGCTGCGCGAGCTGAACAAGGTGGTCATCGTCGCGTGCGGTACGGCGTTCCACGCGGGCCTCATCGCCAAGTACGCCATCGAGCACTGGGCGCGCATCCCGTGCGAGGTCGAGCTGGCGAGCGAGTTCCGCTACCGGGACCCGATCCTCGGCCCGCACACCCTGGTCATCGCCATCTCCCAGTCCGGCGAGACCATGGACACCCTGATGGCCCTGCGCCACGCCCGCGAACAGGGCGCCCGTGTCCTCGCCATCTGCAACACCAACGGCTCGACGATCCCCCGCGAGTCCGACGCGGTCCTGTACACCCACGCGGGCCCCGAGGTGGCGGTCGCCTCCACGAAGGCGTTCCTGACGCAGCTGGTGGCCTGTTACCTGGTGGCCCTCTATCTCGGCCAGGTACGCGGCACCAAGTGGGGCGACGAGATCCGGGTGGTGATCCGCGACCTCTCCCACATCTCCAGCGAGGTGGCGCGGGTCCTCGAAACGATGGAGCCGGTACGGGAGTTGGCGCGCACCCTCGCCGCCAAGAACACGGTGCTGTTCCTGGGCCGCCACGTGGGCTACCCGGTGGCGCTGGAAGGCGCCCTGAAGCTCAAGGAATTGGCGTACATGCACGCGGAGGGCTTCGCGGCGGGCGAGTTGAAGCACGGCCCGATCGCCCTGATCGAGGAGGACCTCCCTGTCGTCGTCGTGGTCCCGTCCCCCGCGGGCCGCTCCCTCCTCCACGACAAGATCGTCTCCAACATCCAGGAGATCCGCGCGCGGGGCGCCCGCACCATCGTCATCGCCGAGGAGGGCGACGAGGCGGTCGTCCCGTATGCCGACCACCTCATCCGCATCCCCGCCACCCCCACCCTCCTCCAACCCCTCGTCGCCACGGTCCCCCTCCAGGTCTTCGCCTGCGAACTGGCGACGGCCCGGGGGAACGAGGTGGACCAGCCGCGAAACCTGGCGAAGTCGGTAACAGTGGAGTGA
- the tsaD gene encoding tRNA (adenosine(37)-N6)-threonylcarbamoyltransferase complex transferase subunit TsaD, translating into MADEPLVLGIETSCDETGVGVVRGTTLLADAIASSVDEHARFGGVVPEVASRAHLEAMVPTIERALKEAGVSAKDLDGIAVTAGPGLAGALLVGVSAAKAYAYALGKPLYGVNHLASHICVDQLEHGALPEPTMALLVSGGHSSLLLSTDITSDVRPMGATIDDAAGEAFDKIARVLNLGFPGGPVIDRYAREGDPNAIAFPRGLTGPRDAAYDFSFSGLKTAVARWIEAKRAAGEDVPVRDVAASFQEAVVDVLTRKAVRACRDQGVDHLMIGGGVAANSRLRVLAQERCEAAGIRLRVPRPKLCTDNGAMVAALGAEMVTRGRAASDWDLSADSSLPVTDPHVPGSAAGQAHSHDHDHVHELAKDNLYS; encoded by the coding sequence ATGGCTGACGAACCTCTGGTCCTGGGGATCGAGACCTCCTGCGACGAGACCGGCGTCGGCGTCGTCCGCGGTACGACACTGTTGGCCGACGCGATCGCGTCGAGCGTCGACGAGCACGCCCGCTTCGGTGGGGTGGTGCCCGAGGTCGCCTCCCGCGCCCACCTGGAGGCGATGGTCCCGACCATCGAGCGTGCGCTGAAGGAGGCGGGCGTGAGCGCGAAGGACCTCGACGGCATCGCCGTCACCGCCGGGCCGGGGCTCGCGGGTGCGCTGCTGGTGGGCGTCTCGGCGGCGAAGGCGTACGCGTACGCGCTGGGCAAGCCGTTGTACGGCGTCAATCACCTCGCCTCCCACATCTGCGTCGACCAGCTGGAGCACGGGGCGCTGCCCGAGCCGACGATGGCGCTGCTGGTGTCCGGGGGCCATTCGTCGTTGCTCCTTTCGACGGACATCACGTCGGACGTACGGCCGATGGGCGCGACGATCGACGACGCGGCGGGCGAGGCCTTCGACAAGATCGCGCGCGTGCTCAACCTGGGCTTTCCGGGCGGGCCCGTCATCGATCGGTACGCGCGGGAGGGGGACCCGAACGCGATCGCCTTCCCGCGCGGCCTCACCGGGCCGCGCGACGCCGCGTACGACTTCTCCTTCTCGGGTCTGAAGACCGCCGTGGCCCGTTGGATCGAGGCCAAGCGGGCGGCGGGGGAGGACGTTCCGGTGCGGGACGTCGCCGCGTCCTTCCAGGAGGCCGTGGTGGATGTGCTGACGCGCAAGGCCGTACGGGCTTGTCGTGATCAGGGGGTGGATCATCTGATGATCGGCGGGGGTGTCGCCGCCAACTCCCGGCTGCGGGTGCTGGCGCAGGAGCGGTGTGAGGCGGCCGGGATCCGACTCCGGGTGCCCCGGCCGAAGTTGTGCACGGACAACGGGGCGATGGTGGCGGCGCTGGGCGCGGAGATGGTCACGCGGGGGCGCGCCGCTTCGGACTGGGATCTGTCGGCGGATTCTTCGCTGCCGGTTACGGATCCGCATGTGCCGGGGAGTGCTGCCGGGCAGGCGCATTCGCATGACCACGATCACGTGCACGAGCTGGCGAAGGACAACCTGTACTCGTGA
- the alr gene encoding alanine racemase — MSETAPLRSAPVRARAEIDLDALRANVRTLRALAPGADLMAVVKSDAYGHGAVRCARAAVEAGATWLGTATPEEALALRAAGLSGRLMCWLWAPGGPWREAVEAELDVAVSGMWALREVTEAARDVGVRARVQLKADTGLGRNGCQPDDWPELVAEALRAEAEGLVTVTGLWSHFACADEPGHPSIEAQLTRFREMVAYAEARGVRPEVRHIANSPATLTRPDAHFDLVRTGIAVYGISPSPELGSSADLGLRPVMRLSASLALVKHVSGGHGVSYGHHYVTPGDTTLGLVPVGYADGIPRHASGTGPVLVGGKWRTVAGRVAMDQFVVDLGGDEPAAGDEVVLFGTGDGGEPTAEDWAQAAGTIAYEIVTRIGTRVPRVYVNTGE, encoded by the coding sequence ATGAGTGAGACAGCACCTCTGCGGAGCGCGCCCGTGCGGGCCCGTGCCGAGATCGATCTGGATGCCCTGCGGGCCAATGTGCGGACGTTGCGCGCGTTGGCGCCGGGTGCTGACCTGATGGCCGTGGTCAAGTCGGACGCGTACGGCCATGGGGCGGTGCGGTGTGCCCGGGCGGCGGTCGAGGCGGGGGCGACCTGGCTGGGGACGGCCACGCCGGAGGAGGCGCTGGCGCTGCGGGCGGCGGGGCTGTCGGGACGGCTCATGTGCTGGCTGTGGGCGCCGGGCGGGCCCTGGCGCGAAGCCGTCGAGGCCGAACTGGATGTCGCGGTCAGCGGGATGTGGGCGCTGCGGGAGGTCACCGAGGCCGCCCGCGATGTGGGCGTACGCGCGCGCGTGCAGCTCAAGGCCGACACCGGGCTCGGGCGGAACGGCTGTCAGCCGGACGACTGGCCGGAGCTCGTCGCCGAGGCGCTGCGCGCGGAGGCCGAGGGGCTTGTCACCGTCACCGGGCTCTGGTCGCACTTCGCGTGCGCCGACGAGCCGGGACACCCGTCCATCGAGGCACAGCTCACCCGCTTCCGCGAGATGGTCGCGTACGCCGAGGCCCGGGGCGTCCGCCCCGAGGTACGGCACATCGCCAACTCGCCCGCCACCCTCACCCGCCCGGACGCGCACTTCGACCTCGTACGGACGGGCATCGCCGTCTACGGCATCTCGCCCAGCCCGGAGCTGGGCAGCTCCGCCGACCTCGGGCTGCGCCCGGTGATGCGGCTCAGCGCCTCGCTCGCGCTGGTCAAGCACGTGTCCGGGGGCCATGGCGTCAGTTACGGCCACCACTACGTCACACCCGGCGACACGACCCTCGGTCTGGTGCCCGTCGGTTACGCGGACGGCATCCCCCGGCACGCCTCCGGCACCGGGCCCGTGCTGGTCGGCGGCAAGTGGCGGACGGTCGCGGGCCGGGTCGCCATGGACCAGTTCGTCGTCGACCTCGGCGGGGACGAACCCGCCGCCGGGGACGAGGTCGTGCTGTTCGGCACGGGTGACGGGGGCGAGCCGACCGCCGAGGACTGGGCGCAGGCGGCCGGAACCATCGCGTACGAGATCGTGACGCGCATCGGAACCCGCGTTCCGCGCGTCTATGTCAACACGGGCGAGTGA
- a CDS encoding alpha/beta fold hydrolase, translated as MSESSAEAVEAVASAAAATAASGDGIWRRAGVAGAAIGVVAAGAAAGVAIERLTVGRGMRRKARLALDSTGPYGALRGTPGKAYADDGTELYYEVDDVEPEAGLSPRRRRLFGRKAPAPVTVVFSHGYCLNQDSWHFQRAALRGVVRTVHWDQRSHGRSARGVGQVQDERPVTIDQLGRDLKAVIDAAVPQGPIVLVGHSMGGMTVMALAAHYPELIRERVVAVALVGTSSGRLGEVNFGLPVAGVNAVRRVLPGVLKALGQQAALVERGRRATADLFAGIIKRYSFASRDVDPAVARFAERMIEGTPIDVVAEFYPAFTEHDKTEALVAFAELPVLVLAGVKDLVTPSEHSEAIADLLPDAELVLVPDAGHLVMLEHPELVTDRLADLLTRAGAVPAGATVSGYGSASSTARPG; from the coding sequence GTGAGCGAGAGCAGCGCGGAGGCCGTGGAGGCCGTCGCGAGCGCGGCCGCCGCGACGGCCGCCTCCGGCGACGGGATCTGGCGCAGAGCCGGCGTCGCGGGGGCGGCGATAGGCGTGGTCGCGGCGGGCGCGGCCGCCGGCGTCGCCATAGAGCGGCTCACCGTCGGGCGCGGCATGCGCAGGAAGGCCCGCCTCGCGCTCGACTCCACCGGCCCGTACGGGGCGCTGCGCGGCACCCCGGGCAAGGCGTACGCCGACGACGGCACCGAGCTGTACTACGAGGTCGACGACGTCGAGCCCGAGGCCGGCCTCTCGCCCCGCAGGCGCCGGCTCTTCGGGCGCAAGGCACCGGCCCCGGTCACCGTCGTCTTCAGCCACGGCTACTGCCTCAACCAGGACTCCTGGCACTTCCAGCGGGCGGCGCTGCGCGGTGTCGTCCGGACCGTGCACTGGGACCAGCGCAGCCACGGCCGCTCCGCGCGCGGGGTGGGCCAGGTACAGGACGAGCGGCCGGTCACCATCGACCAGCTCGGGCGCGACCTGAAGGCCGTGATCGACGCGGCCGTGCCCCAGGGGCCCATCGTGCTCGTCGGGCACTCCATGGGCGGCATGACCGTCATGGCGCTCGCCGCGCACTATCCCGAGCTGATCCGCGAGCGAGTCGTCGCCGTCGCCCTGGTCGGTACCTCGTCGGGGCGGCTCGGCGAGGTCAACTTCGGGCTGCCGGTCGCGGGCGTCAACGCCGTACGGCGGGTGCTGCCGGGTGTGCTCAAGGCGCTGGGGCAGCAGGCCGCGCTGGTGGAGCGGGGGCGGCGGGCGACCGCCGATCTGTTCGCCGGGATCATCAAGCGGTACTCGTTCGCGTCCCGGGACGTCGATCCGGCGGTCGCGCGGTTCGCGGAGCGGATGATCGAGGGCACGCCGATCGATGTGGTCGCCGAGTTCTATCCGGCGTTCACCGAGCACGACAAGACCGAGGCGCTCGTGGCGTTCGCCGAGCTGCCGGTGCTCGTGCTGGCCGGGGTCAAGGACCTCGTCACGCCGAGTGAGCACAGCGAGGCCATCGCCGATCTGCTGCCGGACGCGGAGCTGGTCCTCGTACCGGACGCGGGGCATCTGGTGATGCTGGAGCACCCCGAGCTCGTGACGGACCGGCTCGCCGACCTGCTCACTCGCGCGGGGGCCGTGCCGGCGGGGGCTACCGTAAGTGGTTATGGAAGCGCCAGCAGCACCGCACGTCCAGGGTGA
- a CDS encoding L,D-transpeptidase family protein: protein MTSRRMTFRAVVVVLALVAVLPMDGAAADPAPPAPADRPGADHLVPGVPPGPHQPWQIDTPDQLLAPRVYVPDAGEEMIEPRDAAAGTYDLIEYVPLSEAEAVAGAKVTCTRLTGPYQRQVERYLKRKVDGKQSRADCLAVRAFQIKQRIKPAIGFAGPVTWARMQLLSARKNPNAAGKCPVRTYRVACVDLSRQVTWVQKGKKVVFGPVPMRSGRKQYPTRAGWHKVYWKHKNHWSTLYNTPMPYSQFFSGGQAFHAVYGSIHTEIGSMGCVNLRLADARGLWGVLKEQDRVFVWGKRLGK from the coding sequence ATGACGAGCAGACGAATGACGTTCCGGGCTGTCGTCGTGGTCCTCGCCCTGGTGGCCGTCCTTCCCATGGACGGTGCCGCGGCCGATCCCGCGCCGCCCGCGCCCGCCGACCGCCCCGGCGCCGACCACCTCGTGCCCGGGGTGCCGCCCGGTCCGCATCAGCCCTGGCAGATCGACACCCCTGACCAACTGCTTGCGCCGCGGGTGTACGTGCCGGATGCGGGGGAGGAGATGATCGAGCCGAGGGACGCGGCGGCCGGGACGTACGACCTCATCGAGTACGTGCCGCTGAGCGAGGCCGAGGCGGTCGCCGGGGCCAAGGTCACCTGTACGAGGCTGACGGGGCCGTACCAGCGGCAGGTGGAGCGGTACCTGAAGCGGAAGGTGGACGGGAAGCAGTCGCGGGCCGACTGCCTCGCCGTCCGGGCGTTCCAGATCAAGCAGCGCATCAAGCCGGCGATCGGTTTCGCGGGGCCGGTGACCTGGGCGCGGATGCAGTTGCTGTCCGCCCGGAAGAACCCCAACGCGGCCGGGAAGTGTCCGGTGCGGACGTACCGGGTGGCGTGTGTGGATCTGTCGCGGCAGGTGACCTGGGTGCAGAAGGGGAAGAAGGTGGTGTTCGGGCCGGTGCCGATGCGGAGCGGGCGTAAGCAGTATCCGACTCGCGCCGGGTGGCACAAGGTGTACTGGAAGCACAAGAACCACTGGTCGACGCTCTACAACACACCCATGCCGTACAGCCAGTTCTTCAGTGGCGGGCAGGCGTTTCATGCGGTCTACGGGTCCATCCACACGGAGATCGGGTCCATGGGGTGTGTGAATCTGCGGTTGGCCGATGCGCGGGGGTTGTGGGGGGTGTTGAAGGAGCAGGATCGGGTTTTCGTGTGGGGGAAGCGGCTGGGGAAATGA
- the rimI gene encoding ribosomal protein S18-alanine N-acetyltransferase encodes MTTAVLREMRWWDIEPVLELEKDLFPEDAWSRGMFWSDLAHARGPHATRRYVVAETPGEDKRIVGYGGLASAGDVADVQTIAVAREHWGTGLGALILTELLRAATAFECTQVMLECRVDNVRAQKLYERFGFEAIGFRRGYYQPGNVDALVMRLNDPSTSVSVQGTEING; translated from the coding sequence GTGACGACCGCGGTGCTGCGCGAGATGCGCTGGTGGGACATCGAGCCCGTACTGGAGCTGGAGAAGGACCTCTTCCCCGAGGACGCCTGGTCCCGGGGCATGTTCTGGTCGGACCTCGCCCACGCGCGCGGTCCGCACGCGACCCGACGGTATGTCGTGGCCGAGACCCCGGGCGAGGACAAGAGGATCGTCGGCTACGGGGGCCTCGCCTCCGCCGGGGACGTCGCCGACGTCCAGACCATCGCCGTCGCCCGCGAACACTGGGGCACCGGCCTCGGCGCGCTGATCCTCACCGAGCTGCTGCGGGCCGCCACCGCCTTCGAGTGCACGCAGGTGATGCTCGAATGCCGGGTCGACAACGTCCGTGCCCAGAAGCTCTACGAGCGCTTCGGCTTCGAGGCGATCGGCTTCCGCCGCGGCTACTACCAGCCGGGGAACGTGGACGCCCTCGTCATGCGCCTCAACGACCCTTCCACATCCGTATCCGTACAAGGAACCGAGATCAATGGCTGA
- the tsaE gene encoding tRNA (adenosine(37)-N6)-threonylcarbamoyltransferase complex ATPase subunit type 1 TsaE → MEAPAAPHVQGEPMSSLQITVNSPEQMLELGRRLAKLLRAGDLVMLNGELGAGKTTLTRGLGEGLGVRGAVTSPTFVIARVHPSLVDGPPLVHVDAYRLGGGLDEMEDLDLDVSLPESVIVVEWGEGKVEDLTDDRLNVVIHRAVGDTTDEVRQVTVTGLGERWDSVELGVLSA, encoded by the coding sequence ATGGAAGCGCCAGCAGCACCGCACGTCCAGGGTGAGCCCATGTCGTCTCTTCAGATCACCGTCAATTCTCCCGAGCAGATGCTGGAGTTGGGCCGTCGGCTGGCCAAGCTGCTGCGTGCGGGGGATCTCGTGATGCTCAACGGGGAGCTGGGGGCCGGTAAGACGACCCTCACCCGGGGGCTCGGGGAGGGACTGGGGGTGCGGGGCGCGGTCACCTCGCCCACCTTCGTCATCGCCCGGGTGCATCCGTCCCTGGTGGACGGGCCGCCGCTCGTCCACGTCGACGCCTATCGCCTGGGCGGCGGGCTGGACGAGATGGAGGACCTGGACCTCGACGTCTCGCTGCCCGAATCGGTGATCGTGGTGGAGTGGGGCGAGGGGAAGGTCGAGGACCTGACCGACGACCGGCTGAACGTCGTCATCCACCGGGCGGTCGGCGACACGACCGACGAGGTGCGGCAGGTGACGGTGACGGGGCTGGGGGAGCGGTGGGACTCCGTCGAGCTGGGTGTGTTGTCGGCCTGA
- the tsaB gene encoding tRNA (adenosine(37)-N6)-threonylcarbamoyltransferase complex dimerization subunit type 1 TsaB: MLLLALDTATPAVTVALHDGTAVVAASSQVDARRHGELLLPAVDRVLAEAGTRLDAVTGIVVGIGPGPYTGLRVGLMTADTFGLALGVPVHGLCTLDGLAYAAEVEGPFVVATDARRKEVYWARYEDARTRVTEPAVDRPAEIADVVAGLPAVGAGAVLYPDTFPDARGPEQVSAAALAALAAERLAKGEELESSRPLYLRRPDAQVPKNYKVVTPK, from the coding sequence GTGCTCTTGCTCGCTCTGGATACCGCCACCCCCGCCGTCACCGTCGCCCTGCACGACGGGACGGCTGTCGTCGCCGCGTCGAGCCAGGTGGACGCGCGTCGCCACGGGGAACTGCTGCTGCCCGCCGTCGACCGGGTCCTCGCCGAGGCGGGCACCCGTCTCGACGCCGTCACCGGCATCGTCGTGGGCATCGGTCCCGGCCCGTACACCGGGCTGCGCGTCGGCCTCATGACCGCCGACACCTTCGGCCTCGCCCTCGGGGTCCCCGTCCACGGACTGTGCACCCTCGACGGGCTCGCGTACGCGGCCGAGGTCGAGGGCCCGTTCGTGGTGGCGACCGACGCCCGGCGCAAGGAGGTGTACTGGGCGCGGTACGAGGACGCGCGGACGAGAGTGACGGAACCCGCCGTCGACCGGCCCGCCGAGATCGCCGACGTGGTGGCCGGACTGCCGGCGGTGGGGGCAGGGGCGGTCCTCTACCCCGACACGTTCCCGGACGCCCGCGGGCCCGAGCAGGTCTCCGCGGCCGCCCTCGCCGCCCTGGCGGCCGAGCGGCTGGCCAAGGGCGAGGAGCTGGAGTCGTCCAGGCCGCTGTATCTGCGCCGGCCCGACGCCCAGGTCCCCAAGAACTACAAGGTGGTCACCCCCAAGTGA